The DNA region CGATCGTCGACGAGTACTACGCCTCATCGGAGGCGCACGGCTCCACCCTGATCAGCGCCGACGAGTGGCTGAAGCACCCCGGCTCGGTGGGCAAGGCGATGTTCGGTGCGGTCCACATCCTCGACGAGGACGGCAACGAACTGCCCGCCGGGCAGCCCGGTGAGATCTACTTCGAGGGCGGCAACGCCTTCGAGTACCTCAACGACCCCGACAAGACCGCGAAATCGCGTCACCCGCAGGGGTGGACGACGGTCGGCGACGTCGGGTACCTCGACGAGGAGGGCTACCTCTACCTCACCGACCGGCGCCACCACATGATCATCTCCGGTGGGGTCAACATCTACCCGCAGGAAGCCGAGAACCTACTGATCACGCACCCGAAGGTGCTCGACGCCGCGGTGTTCGGGATTCCCGACGACGAGATGGGGCAGAGCGTCAAGGCTGCGGTGCAGACCGTAGACCCCGCGGACGCCACGCCCGAATTCGCCGCGGAACTCCTTGCCTGGGTGCGGGATCGCTTGGCGCACTACAAGTGCCCGCGGTCGATCTCGTTCGAGGAACAGCTACCGCGTACCGACACCGGCAAGCTCTACAAGAACGAACTGGTGGCCAAGTACTCGGCCTGACCCCAACCGGGCCGGGCAGCGTCAGTTGACGTTGCCCGGCTTACCGGGTGCGCCCGCGGCGCCGTTCTCGCCGTGGACCGTGCCCTGACCGGCCGTCCCGCCGGGTCCGCCCGCGCCGGGCGACGCCCCGTCGCCACCGCGGCCGCCGGCGGCACCGTCGCCGCCGTTGCCGCCGAATCCGATTCCGTGGCCGCCACCACCGCCGTGGCCGCCGACCCCGCCTACGCCGTCGTCGCCGATCGCATGCCCACCGTTGCCGGCCTCGCCGCCGTCGCCGCCGTCGGCGCCCAGGGTGCCGATGATCGGGGAGACGTGCTCGCCGCCGGCGCCGCCGTCACCGCCGTGGCCGCCGCGAGCCCCGGTGCCGGTCGCATCGCCGCCGTTGCCGCCGTTGCCGCCGTCGCCGGCACCGGCCGGGTCGCCGCTGCCGCCGACCCCGCCGCCGTTACCGCCGTTGCCACCGTCCCCGCCGACGCTGCGGTCACCGGTCGCCGCGCCGCCGGTGCCGCCGTTGCCGCCCGCGCCGCCGCCGCCGGCCAGCTGGCCGCCGTTGCCGCCCTTGCCGCCGTTGCCGCCGTTGCCACCGGTGCTGCGTTCACCGGTCGCCGCCGCACCGTTGCCGCCGTCGCCGCCGGCACCGCCGCTGCCGTTCAGCATGTTGCTGGCGCCGCCGTTGCCGCCGTTGCCGCCGGCCCCGCCGTCCGCGGTGCCGTCGCCACCGCGACCGCCGTCGCCGCCGTTGCCCCACATGTCGCCGCCGTTGCCGCCGTTGCCGCCGTCGGCACCCAGGCCGCCGGCACCCCCGTCGCCACCGTTGCCGAACAAGCCGGCGTTGCCGCCGTCGCCGCCGGCGGTGCCCTCTTCATCGGATGACCAGCCGTTGCCGCCGTCGCCGAACCAGAGACCGCCGGCCTGGCCATCGGGGTTGAGTTCGGTGCCGTCGGCGCCGTTGCAGATCACACCGCAGGCACCGTCGGCCATCGAGGCGAACAGCGGGTTGATCAGGTCCCCGACCTGCTGGCCGAAGTCACTGGTGATCCAGTCCTGCATGGTGTCGTGCAGCCACTCGTAGATGTCGAAACCGCCCCCCGCGGCGCTGAGCGGCTCGGCGCCGCTCCAGCCTGCGGAATCGAACCATTCCGCATCTGCCTGCGCGGTGCCGTCGACGTCGGCGGTGATGAACAACGGGCTGAACAGGTCGGTGAGCCAGTCGAATCCATCGGCCTGTGCGGTCGGTGTGGACGACACCGGGGTCACGCCGAATGCCAGCAATCCGGCCAGTGCCGGGGCCGCCCATCGCTGCGCGACCTTGGTGCGGTGAAGCGGCATGAGGACCACCCTTCCGGTGTCAGATGTCAAGGCCCTGAGGGCCGGTGATGAGCAAGGCAAGCCTAAGTGGTAGCAAACCACATTTCCACTAACAGACTCGCGGCCGCTTTATCTGCGGCTAATAGGACCTTCGCGATGTTATGCAGCTCATTCTGTCCACTGATATGGCTGTCTGTGCGGCAATCAATACCGCAGTGCCCCGCGGCGCGGGATGTGCAGTTCTCGCCGGGGCCCGAGACGGCCTCATCGGGGGGACGGGATGTCTCAGCATCGAGGCGGGATCCCGCCGGCGGGTCCGCCGGTCGCGGATGCCGAACGACGTACGCGGGCGGTGGCGCCGGAGCCTGGGGTCGGTCGGGCGTCGCCCGGCCGTGATGTATCGCCGATAGAAACGCCGATTCCCGCATTTCCGGGGTTTGCCTCTCAGGTATCTCTTCGCCGATATCCCGTGTTCGCGGCGGTACCGCGCCGGTCGCGGCGTTTGCCCTGTGTCACGGGACGGCTGCGCACCCGCGCGTTGGGGGCGGCGGAAGTCAACTCGACTCCGGCACAGAAGATTTCGGACATCGCCAGAGCTGAATTGCGAAGTTAACGTCCAAACAAGTGACGCTTCAACCGGATGCCCGCACATTTTGGCGAATCGGGTGGACAACAGCGGGTTTCGTTACTACGGTTGGCCACCGAGCGTTGACTCACACAGCTTTTTCTAAGCGCACGCAAGGTATTGGCAAGGTTAAGAAGGAGTGTCCAGGAGTGGCATTGAACCGGCGCAGTAACCGCAACAACCAAGCAGGATCCGCCCGCTCGCGGCGGCGTGATCGGGCGATCGGGGCTGCTGCCTCGGTCGGCGCATTCTTGGCATTCGGCATGGCGCCGCTGGCGGCCGCTCCGGCCGCGCAGGCCGACTTCGACGACTTCTGGGACTTCTTCGGCATCGACAACACCAGCTCGGGCTTCGACCTGTTCGACAGCGCCGCGTGGGGTGAACCCGGTGCGGCCGACGGCAGCCTGTTCGGTGCCGACTTCGCCAACAACTGGCAGGAGACGTTCTACCTGCCGTTCCACGACATGATGCAGGACTGGATCAACAGTGACTTCGGCTCCGAGGTCAACGGATTCATCAACATGCTGTTCGCCCCGTTGACCGAGGGCGCCTGTGGCCTGATCTGCAACGGCGCCGACGGCACCGAGCTCAACCCCGACGGCCAGACCGGTGGTCTGTGGTTCGGCGACGGCGGCAACGGCTGGAACTCGACCGAAGAAGGCGTGGCCGGCGGCAACGGCGGCCTGGCCGGCGGTTGGGGCAACGGTGGTGACGGTGGCTCCGGCGGCCTGGGTGCCGACGGCGGCAACGGCGGCCACGGCGGCGAGATGTGGGGCAACGGCGGCGACGGCGGCGCGGGCGGCGCCGGTACCGCGGAACTGGACGGCGGTAACGGCGGTAACGGCGGTTCGTCGGGCCAGGCGCAGGACTTCTTCGGCATGGGTGCCTGGGGCAACGGCGGTAACGGCGGTCGCGGTGGCGACGGCTGGAACGGCACCGATGGCATCAACGCCGGAATCCTCGGCGGCAACGGCGGCAACGGTGTCGCCGGCGGTAACGCCGGAAACGGCGGCAATGGTGGCGACGGTTCGTCGTTCGTCGGCATCGGTGGCGCCGCAGGTGCCGGTGGCACCGGCGGCTCGGGCGGTAACGGCGGCAACGGCGCCGCGGGTGAGGCGGGAAGCTGGGCCGACAACGGCACCGGCGTCGGCCTCGCCGGCGGTAACGGCGGCAACGGCGCCGAAGGTGGCAAGGGCGGCAAGGCCGGCCTGGCCGGTGAAGGCGGCTCGGCCAACGGCGCGGCCGCTGCCGACGGCGACGGCGGCGTAGGCGGCAACGGCGGCCTCGGCGGCAACGGCGGTAACGGTGCCGACGGTGAAGGCGTGGTCGGAGACGGCCTGAACGGCAACGCCGGTGGCGACGGTGGCACCGGCGGTAACGGTGGCGCGGCTGCGGCCGGCGGTGAAGCCGGTGGGGCCAACGCCAGCGCAGGTGCGGCCGGCGTCGACGGTAACGGCGGTAACGGCGGTAACGGCGGTAACGCCTCGTCCGGTACCGACGGCACCGACGGTGTCAACGGTTCGACGGCGACCGGCGGTGGCGTCCTGGACCCGCAGGTCCCGGCGACCAGCGGTGGTAACGGTGCCAGCGGTGGTAACGGTGGTGCCGGTGGTGTCGGCGGCGGCGAGGCCGGTAACGGTGGTAACGGTGGTGCCGGTGGTGCCGGTTCCGATGGCGGTCGGGGCGGCCACGGCAGCGTCGGCGTCCACGAGGACACCGACTCGGTGCACGGCCTGTACAACGCCCCCGGTAACGGTGGTGCCGGTGGCGACGGTGGTGCCGGCGGTGCGGCAGGTGCCGGTGCGGCCAACGGCAACGACGGTGTGATCGGTGACGGCGGTAACGGCGGTAACGGCGGCGTCGGTGGCAACATCGCCGACGTGCGGGACTTCGCTTCGGTCGAAGGCCCGGTCGGCTCCGGTGTGCCCGGCCCGCAGGGCTCGGCCGGCACCGGTGGCGCGGGTGGTGCCGGCGGTGACGGTGCCACCGGCGGTAACGGCGGTAGCGGTGGCGACGGTGGTAGCGACCTGTACGCGGGTGGCACCCACGGTGGCGACGGCGGCCAGGGTGGCGCCGGTGGTGAGGGTCTGGCGAACGCCGACGGCTCCGGTGGTGTCGGTGGTGACGGCGGAGCCGGCGGTAACGGTGGCGACGGCAGCAACATCCGCTGGGGTGACCCGGACTGGAACACCACCTCCGGTGACTCCTCATCCGGCCCGATCGACGGCGTCCACGGTGGTGCCGGCGGTGCAGGTGGCGCCGGTGGCGACGGTGCCAACAACGGTGGTAACGGCGGCAACGGCGGTAACGGCGGTAACGTCCTCACCCCGGCGTTCGGCGACGAGGACAGCATCGGTGGTGTCGGCCAGAACGGCGGCGCGGGTGACACCCCGGGTGCTGACAGCGCGGGCGGTGTCGAAGGTGCCGGTGGCGCCGGAGGCCTCGGCCCCGACGCGGCCGCCGACGGTGCTGCGGGACAGAACGGACAGCCGGGCGTCGTGCAGCCGCCCGTCGCGCCGTAGCATCTCGGATTACGCACAAGGAACACCCCGCACAATCGTGCGGGGTGTTTCTTTATCTCTGGCGGCGGATCCGCGACCGGTCAGATTCCCCCGCGGGCAACCAGTTGTGCGGCGATCACATTGCGCTGGATCTCGTTGGTGCCCTCGCCGACGATCATCAGCGGCGCATCCCGGAAGTAGCGTTCCACGTCGTACTCGGTGGAATAGCCGTACCCGCCGTGGATGCGGACCGCGTTCAACGCGATCTCCATCGCGGCCTCGGAGGCGAACAGCTTCGCCATGCCCGCTTCCATATCGCAGCGCTCCCCGCTGTCGTAGCGCTCGGCGGCGTACCGGGTGAGCTGACGGGCGGCGGTCAGCTTGGTGGCCATCTCGGCCAGGTAGTTACCGATGCTCTGGTGCTTCCAGATCGGCTGTCCGAAACTCTCCCGCGTCCTCGCGTAGGCCAGCGCGTCGTCCAGTGCGGCCGTCGCCACCCCCAGCGCACGCGCCGCCACCTGAATGCGGCCGGTCTCCAAGCCCTTCATCATCTGGGCGAAGCCCTGCCCGGGCACCCCGCCGAGTACGGCGGCCGCGGGCACCCGGCAGCCGTCGAAACTCAGTTCGCAGCTCTCCACGCCCTTGTAGCCCAGCTTGGGCAGGTCACGTGAGATGGTCAGTCC from Mycolicibacter sp. MU0083 includes:
- a CDS encoding PGRS repeat-containing protein — encoded protein: MPLHRTKVAQRWAAPALAGLLAFGVTPVSSTPTAQADGFDWLTDLFSPLFITADVDGTAQADAEWFDSAGWSGAEPLSAAGGGFDIYEWLHDTMQDWITSDFGQQVGDLINPLFASMADGACGVICNGADGTELNPDGQAGGLWFGDGGNGWSSDEEGTAGGDGGNAGLFGNGGDGGAGGLGADGGNGGNGGDMWGNGGDGGRGGDGTADGGAGGNGGNGGASNMLNGSGGAGGDGGNGAAATGERSTGGNGGNGGKGGNGGQLAGGGGAGGNGGTGGAATGDRSVGGDGGNGGNGGGVGGSGDPAGAGDGGNGGNGGDATGTGARGGHGGDGGAGGEHVSPIIGTLGADGGDGGEAGNGGHAIGDDGVGGVGGHGGGGGHGIGFGGNGGDGAAGGRGGDGASPGAGGPGGTAGQGTVHGENGAAGAPGKPGNVN
- a CDS encoding PGRS repeat-containing protein, translating into MAFGMAPLAAAPAAQADFDDFWDFFGIDNTSSGFDLFDSAAWGEPGAADGSLFGADFANNWQETFYLPFHDMMQDWINSDFGSEVNGFINMLFAPLTEGACGLICNGADGTELNPDGQTGGLWFGDGGNGWNSTEEGVAGGNGGLAGGWGNGGDGGSGGLGADGGNGGHGGEMWGNGGDGGAGGAGTAELDGGNGGNGGSSGQAQDFFGMGAWGNGGNGGRGGDGWNGTDGINAGILGGNGGNGVAGGNAGNGGNGGDGSSFVGIGGAAGAGGTGGSGGNGGNGAAGEAGSWADNGTGVGLAGGNGGNGAEGGKGGKAGLAGEGGSANGAAAADGDGGVGGNGGLGGNGGNGADGEGVVGDGLNGNAGGDGGTGGNGGAAAAGGEAGGANASAGAAGVDGNGGNGGNGGNASSGTDGTDGVNGSTATGGGVLDPQVPATSGGNGASGGNGGAGGVGGGEAGNGGNGGAGGAGSDGGRGGHGSVGVHEDTDSVHGLYNAPGNGGAGGDGGAGGAAGAGAANGNDGVIGDGGNGGNGGVGGNIADVRDFASVEGPVGSGVPGPQGSAGTGGAGGAGGDGATGGNGGSGGDGGSDLYAGGTHGGDGGQGGAGGEGLANADGSGGVGGDGGAGGNGGDGSNIRWGDPDWNTTSGDSSSGPIDGVHGGAGGAGGAGGDGANNGGNGGNGGNGGNVLTPAFGDEDSIGGVGQNGGAGDTPGADSAGGVEGAGGAGGLGPDAAADGAAGQNGQPGVVQPPVAP